From Mytilus edulis chromosome 8, xbMytEdul2.2, whole genome shotgun sequence, one genomic window encodes:
- the LOC139486288 gene encoding fibroleukin-like, giving the protein MKNWRKVDTLISKDYSKKINELENKIQTSRKPNIAKDCLDVTRGSSGVYRIYPQGGTGYNVYCDMETDGGGWLVVQKRFNGDVNFGDKLWDDYKNGFGDVAQEHWLGNERLHQLTSNDQYELRIDLVHDEMKHRFTVFAKYKQFLIGNEDSKYTLTIGNFTGNKVPAIITLNGLQDLFERQTKFTTPDMNNIDNNSENCAEFESLDEGKRGGWWFFPKCETSYLNGPYRNGMLWSYMNFYNRHTWFMRESRMMIRRL; this is encoded by the exons atgaaaaattggAGGAAGGTTGATACATTGATATCAAAAGACTACAGCAAGAAAATTAACGAGCTggaaaacaaaattcaaacttcaagAAAAC CAAACATTGCTAAAGATTGCTTGGACGTAACAAGAGGATCTAGTGGTGTATACAGGATATATCCACAGGGAGGGACAGGCTATAATGTTTACTGTGATATGGAAACGGATGGTGGAGGATGGCTG GTTGTTCAAAAACGCTTTAACGGAGACGTTAATTTTGGAGACAAACTTTGGGACGATTACAAAAATGGATTCGGTGATGTTGCACAAGAGCATTGGCTAG GTAACGAACGTTTACATCAGTTGACCTCTAATGATCAATATGAACTGCGGATCGACTTAGTTCATGATGAAATGAAACATAGATTTACAGTTTTTGcaaaatataaacagtttttaATTGGAAATGAAGATTCAAAGTATACTTTAACTATTGGAAACTTTACTGGAAATAAAg tGCCGGCAATAATAACACTGAATGGTCTTCAAGACCTTTTTGAAAGACAAACAAAGTTTACAACTCCAGACATGAACAACATTGATAACAATTCTGAAAATTGTGCTGAATTTGAATCCCTCGACGAAGGGAAACGGGGAGGATGGTGGTTTTTTCCCAAATGTGAAACTTCATATTTGAATGGTCCATACCGAAACGGTATGCTATGGTCCTATATGAATTTTTACAATAGACATACGTGGTTTATGAGAGAAAGCCGAATGATGATCCGACGCTTGTGA